From the Primulina tabacum isolate GXHZ01 chromosome 15, ASM2559414v2, whole genome shotgun sequence genome, one window contains:
- the LOC142525998 gene encoding uncharacterized protein LOC142525998: MTGLLCCHAVKVYDLQDIKRLPEHYILNRWTRKDRSKVVHDCMGNEVKEDPKRESTERYRTLCMMLVRLATEASVHPSTFSLVHNSICDLTKQFMEMRLTEVSQDNNGGVRTSSIGPSMIQAKGFKKINGVKKSRRLKSWVELQAKRRKTNLRVEDIETHDELPVSCSVPSVPHACLQTTGSQLYFTELLMAQFDHPHHSLEAMDFNRDNIQ, encoded by the exons ATGACTGGATTATTGTGTTGTCATGCTGTGAAAGTATATGATCTGCAGGACATAAAAAGACTGCCAGAGCATTATATCTTGAATAGATGGACGAGAAAAGATAGGAGTAAAGTGGTACACGATTGTATGGGCAATGAAGTCAAAGAAGATCCTAAACGAGAAAGTACAGAACGGTATAGAACACTTTGTATGATGCTCGTAAGATTAGCAACCGAAGCCTCTGTCCACCCATCAACTTTCTCATTGGTGCATAATTCGATATGTGATCTAACCAAGCAATTCATGGAAATGCGTTTGACTGAAGTGAGCCAAGACAACAATGGTGGTGTCAGGACATCATCGATAGGACCTTCTATGATACAAGCAAAAGGATTCAAGAAAATAAATGGTGTGAAAAAGTCAAGAAGATTGAAGAGTTGGGTAGAACTTCAAGCAAAACGAAGAAAAACAAATTTGAGAGTCGAG GACATCGAAACACACGATGAATTACCCGTATCTTGTTCAGTACCTTCGGTACCTCATGCATGTCTTCAAACAACTGGAAGTCAATTATATTTCACTGAATTATTGATG gcacaatttgatcatcctcACCATTCTCTTGAAGCCATGGATTTCAATAGAGACAATATCCAATAA